In a genomic window of Mycolicibacter heraklionensis:
- a CDS encoding antitoxin MazE-like protein — translation MAVRERVSEYRRRMRERGLRPLQVWVPDVRTESFVAEAHRQASMVARADVSNDDQDFIEAISTPWDEE, via the coding sequence ATGGCAGTGCGGGAAAGAGTCAGTGAGTACCGGCGGCGGATGCGCGAGCGGGGCCTGCGACCGCTGCAGGTCTGGGTGCCTGACGTGCGCACTGAGAGTTTTGTCGCCGAGGCGCATCGTCAGGCGTCGATGGTCGCACGAGCGGACGTAAGCAACGATGACCAGGACTTCATCGAGGCCATCTCGACGCCATGGGACGAGGAGTGA
- a CDS encoding type II toxin-antitoxin system PemK/MazF family toxin, which yields MNRGEIWTVAGGVYANKPRPAVIVEDDLFDATSSVTVAPMSSTLLDAPLMRIRIAGGDGLLSGLDHDSDVMIDKLTTVKRSNVHTRLGRLTAEQLVEVERAMMAFLGLAR from the coding sequence GTGAACAGAGGGGAGATCTGGACCGTAGCCGGGGGCGTGTATGCGAACAAACCGCGTCCAGCCGTCATTGTTGAGGACGATCTCTTTGATGCCACGAGTTCGGTGACCGTTGCTCCGATGTCCAGCACACTGTTGGATGCGCCGTTGATGCGCATCCGGATAGCCGGCGGAGACGGCCTGTTGTCCGGACTTGATCACGATAGTGACGTGATGATCGACAAGCTCACAACCGTTAAAAGGTCGAACGTCCACACCCGGCTCGGTCGGCTGACAGCTGAGCAACTCGTCGAGGTCGAGCGAGCGATGATGGCATTCCTCGGCCTTGCGCGATAA
- a CDS encoding tyrosine-type recombinase/integrase has product MAEELPGFIPHILRADDVSLLRADETVFNAMVDGWRAQMLARGLAVDTIKARGRLISRFVEFTNEYPWRWRALDVDQFLAEFRSQERPIALSTLRTYSNTISMFCSYVCDSRYGWVAFCEKQFGDVPSQICFEWNTPQHTTDDAVPPGRRAFTKAELQHLFDAVDDFVDEAHRTASKQWVTALRDSIAFKVGYAYGLRRRELVMLDLTDFGPNPHVPRFGNYGALTVRWAKGTKGSGPRRRTVLTSPEFSWVVELLEYWCTEGRQLFATADRSPALWPSERGARLTLNALGRSFTAFRKRAGLPPELSLHALRHSFTTHLLEAGYDPLFVQEQLGHSFASTTSLYTSVSSDFKQKTIQQMIARRIRMEEDQPDG; this is encoded by the coding sequence ATGGCTGAGGAACTGCCCGGGTTCATTCCCCATATCCTGCGTGCCGACGATGTGTCGCTGCTGCGTGCCGACGAGACCGTGTTCAATGCGATGGTCGATGGATGGCGGGCGCAGATGCTGGCCCGAGGCTTGGCTGTCGACACGATCAAGGCGCGCGGCCGACTGATTTCTCGGTTCGTTGAATTCACCAACGAGTATCCGTGGCGGTGGCGCGCACTCGACGTGGACCAGTTCCTGGCCGAATTCCGATCGCAGGAAAGACCGATTGCATTGTCTACGTTGCGGACCTACAGCAATACAATTTCGATGTTCTGCTCGTACGTCTGCGATAGTCGATACGGCTGGGTTGCATTCTGCGAGAAGCAGTTTGGCGATGTTCCGTCACAGATATGCTTCGAGTGGAACACTCCGCAACACACAACCGACGATGCCGTTCCACCGGGCCGCCGAGCGTTCACCAAGGCCGAGCTACAGCACTTATTTGACGCCGTGGATGATTTTGTCGACGAAGCGCACCGCACAGCGTCGAAGCAGTGGGTGACGGCCCTGCGGGATTCGATCGCATTCAAGGTCGGCTACGCCTACGGTCTGCGCCGCCGCGAACTGGTCATGCTGGACCTGACAGACTTCGGACCCAACCCACACGTACCCCGCTTTGGAAACTACGGCGCGCTGACCGTGCGCTGGGCCAAAGGCACGAAGGGGTCCGGGCCACGTCGGCGGACGGTGCTCACATCGCCTGAATTCTCCTGGGTTGTTGAGCTTTTGGAATATTGGTGCACTGAGGGCCGCCAGCTGTTCGCCACCGCGGACCGCTCCCCCGCGCTATGGCCCAGCGAACGTGGGGCCAGATTGACACTCAACGCGCTGGGGCGCTCGTTCACGGCATTTCGCAAACGAGCCGGGCTGCCACCAGAATTGAGTCTGCACGCACTGCGGCACTCCTTTACCACCCACCTCCTGGAGGCTGGCTACGACCCGCTGTTCGTCCAGGAACAGCTCGGGCACTCGTTTGCATCGACCACCTCGCTGTACACCTCGGTGTCGTCAGACTTCAAGCAGAAGACGATTCAACAAATGATCGCTCGACGCATCCGAATGGAGGAAGATCAGCCCGATGGCTGA
- a CDS encoding helix-turn-helix domain-containing protein, whose translation MAEQRRIGFHWHLRRMMAAHNLWKSTELRPLLKSRGINLSDAQVYRLVTGEPQRIPSRTFAALCDIFDCTPNDLFEPYVEMQAAKTANAPRPSDLGLKPGNPVAKRIRIVQDDDGPSTQT comes from the coding sequence ATGGCTGAGCAACGCCGAATCGGCTTCCACTGGCATCTGCGCCGGATGATGGCCGCCCACAACCTGTGGAAGTCCACCGAGCTGCGACCGCTGCTCAAATCGCGCGGAATCAACCTCTCCGACGCCCAGGTCTACCGTCTGGTTACCGGTGAACCCCAACGCATTCCGTCACGAACATTCGCCGCCCTCTGCGACATCTTCGACTGCACGCCCAACGACCTGTTCGAGCCGTACGTCGAGATGCAAGCCGCGAAAACAGCCAACGCGCCACGGCCAAGTGACCTCGGCCTTAAACCGGGAAACCCGGTCGCCAAACGGATTCGGATCGTCCAGGACGACGATGGCCCGTCCACGCAAACCTGA
- a CDS encoding Fis family transcriptional regulator, giving the protein MARPRKPDDPQRWPVPCDRCGGHYMVVANWPSESVCGYCYQAAKRVTGICACGHQGVLPGIIDAHPACRRCSGITLNVDCIACGDEAELYSGGKCQRCVLGDTAIRLLTNPDTGVVAPQLQVIIDALTAMQRPNSGLTWIRQRHVEHVLRELACHPTLTHELVDQLPAGRTTNYVRGLLVAHQSLPARDERLARFLDWAAIAQQRILTDEHRKVIARYIRWGLERRLRSMDTVTDSAFLRAKQTTTVTIEFCNWLTTEHDISIENVTQAHIDLWQSTGPTTREHILRFVRWAIKTKLIPSDLQVTPHRRGTAPRLSIAEQNAVIEHVVHQQILHPRDRFAAILMIVFAQRVEDIAALTWEQVTITADSVSVNLAGLPIDMPPPLDEPIRLLAAVNYNGQTAAHPNSPWVFRGYGPGTHVTPSHLRNHLRPVLAALEARLGTLNELTQTTPIAILAETLGYSPQTLEAHARASASTYARYIATRLD; this is encoded by the coding sequence ATGGCCCGTCCACGCAAACCTGACGACCCGCAGCGGTGGCCAGTGCCCTGCGACCGATGCGGCGGGCACTACATGGTGGTCGCGAACTGGCCTAGCGAATCGGTCTGCGGCTACTGCTACCAGGCAGCCAAACGCGTCACCGGGATCTGCGCCTGCGGCCACCAGGGCGTTCTCCCCGGGATCATTGATGCTCACCCCGCGTGCCGCCGATGCAGCGGCATCACGCTCAACGTCGACTGCATCGCCTGCGGAGACGAGGCCGAACTCTACAGCGGCGGCAAATGCCAACGCTGCGTGCTCGGCGATACAGCCATTCGGCTGCTGACCAACCCCGACACCGGCGTAGTTGCCCCGCAGCTGCAGGTCATCATTGACGCGCTCACCGCCATGCAGCGCCCCAATAGCGGACTGACCTGGATTCGCCAACGCCACGTCGAACACGTCCTGCGTGAACTCGCATGCCACCCGACGCTCACCCATGAGCTTGTTGACCAGCTTCCGGCGGGACGTACAACCAACTACGTTCGCGGCCTCCTCGTGGCTCATCAGTCGCTTCCGGCGCGCGACGAACGGTTAGCGCGGTTCCTGGATTGGGCGGCGATCGCGCAACAGCGCATCCTGACCGACGAGCACCGCAAGGTGATTGCCCGATATATCCGCTGGGGCCTGGAAAGACGGCTCCGCTCGATGGACACCGTCACCGACTCAGCGTTTCTGCGCGCCAAGCAGACCACGACCGTGACGATCGAGTTCTGCAACTGGCTCACCACCGAACACGACATCTCGATCGAGAACGTCACCCAAGCGCACATCGACCTGTGGCAGTCGACCGGACCCACCACCCGGGAGCACATTCTGCGATTCGTCCGCTGGGCCATCAAGACCAAGCTGATCCCCTCGGATCTCCAGGTGACTCCGCACCGGCGCGGTACCGCACCACGGCTATCAATCGCCGAGCAGAACGCCGTCATCGAGCACGTCGTACATCAACAAATTCTGCATCCACGCGACCGATTCGCCGCGATCTTGATGATCGTCTTTGCTCAGCGCGTCGAAGATATCGCCGCTCTCACCTGGGAGCAGGTGACGATCACAGCGGACTCCGTCAGCGTCAACCTGGCTGGCCTGCCCATCGATATGCCCCCGCCGCTCGATGAGCCCATCCGACTACTCGCGGCAGTCAACTACAACGGTCAAACTGCTGCACATCCCAACTCGCCCTGGGTATTTCGCGGGTATGGACCCGGAACTCACGTCACTCCGTCTCACCTTCGTAACCATCTGCGACCTGTTCTCGCTGCCCTCGAAGCACGCCTTGGCACACTCAATGAACTCACCCAGACCACGCCAATCGCGATCCTGGCCGAAACACTCGGCTACAGCCCGCAGACACTCGAAGCCCACGCGAGAGCATCGGCATCAACGTACGCCCGATACATTGCGACACGACTCGACTGA
- a CDS encoding TetR/AcrR family transcriptional regulator has protein sequence MAATTDPDAEPAWSPRETELLGVALGILQEQGYHGLTVEAVAAAAHASKATVYRRWPSKSELILAAVIEGTRQNAVAPNTGTLRSDLLCLGQIICEQGREHARTIRAVLVEMSCNPALNNVMQDRFLHEHRALVWHVLQQAIRRGEIGAAAVNDELYDLLPGYLIFRCIFSDRPPTPPTIEALVDKALLPRLISATE, from the coding sequence ATGGCCGCGACAACCGACCCGGACGCAGAACCCGCGTGGTCGCCTCGCGAGACCGAGCTACTAGGGGTGGCATTGGGTATCCTGCAGGAGCAGGGGTACCACGGCTTAACAGTGGAAGCCGTCGCCGCCGCCGCTCATGCCAGTAAGGCTACCGTCTACCGGCGCTGGCCCTCGAAATCTGAGCTGATCCTAGCCGCCGTCATCGAAGGCACCCGTCAGAACGCTGTTGCACCCAACACCGGCACCCTGCGCAGCGACTTGTTGTGTCTCGGCCAGATTATCTGCGAACAGGGCCGAGAACACGCCAGAACCATCCGAGCGGTGCTCGTCGAGATGTCCTGCAATCCCGCGCTCAACAACGTTATGCAAGACCGGTTCCTTCATGAACACAGAGCTCTGGTCTGGCACGTCCTGCAGCAGGCGATCCGTCGCGGCGAGATCGGCGCGGCGGCGGTCAACGACGAGCTTTACGATCTGTTGCCGGGCTACCTGATCTTCCGGTGCATCTTTTCCGACCGACCCCCGACCCCTCCCACCATCGAAGCTCTGGTCGACAAAGCGCTGCTCCCGAGACTCATCTCAGCAACTGAATAA